In the genome of Populus trichocarpa isolate Nisqually-1 chromosome 6, P.trichocarpa_v4.1, whole genome shotgun sequence, one region contains:
- the LOC18109451 gene encoding glutamate receptor 2.8, producing MGKVIIRVGVVLDMNSVVGKTAENCISAAANDFYARNADYRTRISLVTRDSKGDVVTAASAALDLMKNEEVEAIIGPQRSSEAKFVIELGNKTQVPILSFSATSPALTPVQSNYFIRTAQSDSSQVKAIASIVETYGWREIVLIYEGTEYGIALVPYLLHAFHEIGTRVPYESCIPSSFDDTEIMSELQKIKKMQESVFLVHMTASMGSRLFLLAESAGMMSEGYAWLVTTGLSTLLDPVDAKVMDSMQGVLGVKPYVPKSIELEGFKSRWKKNFNSENLFGLWAYDTVWAIAMAVERAGIVHSSFLKQNASNRSVDLAALGISEMGPRLLKSILNTTFDGLSGKFQLVKGEMAPFAFEIFNVVGRSERVIGYWTEKGGLSQSLDSSSKISHSNSKTKLKQPIWPGGTIQQPKKLRIGVPVRSDFSEFIKVEWDQQSNEPIVSGFSAEVFLAVHDILPFPLPYEFIPFMNESSRKSAGTYDDLLRQIEHQKFDAVVGDTTIVAYRSSYVDFTLPYSESGITMVVLMKRDERDNMWIFLKPLSPKLWLVTGVAFFVTGLVVWVLEHRTNTEFRGTPEQQLGTVIWFSFSTLVFAHRERPENNLTKFVLIIWMFVVLIISQSYTASLASMLTVQRMHPAFVDVTEIQRNNYFVGHHKDSFVKDFLKKELHFNDTMLREYSTPEEFHDALSRGSHNGGVAAIFEEIPYVRRFLNDKYRCSKFQMVGPTYQTDGFGFAFPLNSPLVSHISRAILNVTEDHDKMEAITSKSFGREITCEDRGAETSSGGLRLSSFAGLFLISGVASISSLLIYIIRFLFSNYPASNTMHEEQSMWLRILEVAKRFDQKDPSVHHLRRAESRVHPVTGPESIGASPETGNVHEMTSNEGAEDVGENQNHDNLTSGNSGTNFIASNADTVAPNTPEKNRASPDTAYVHEMTSDEGAEVVVGDQNRGNPTSVNSGKILT from the exons ATGGGGAAGGTGATTATACGAGTAGGAGTGGTTCTTGATATGAACTCAGTAGTCGGAAAAACGGCAGAGAACTGCATATCTGCTGCAGCAAACGATTTTTATGCTAGGAATGCTGATTATCGGACTAGAATCTCTCTTGTCACCAGGGATTCCAAAGGGGACGTCGTAACAGCAGCATCTGCAG CACTggatttaatgaaaaatgaagaagtTGAAGCAATCATAGGGCCTCAAAGATCATCAGAAGCCAAGTTTGTGATAGAGCTTGGAAACAAGACACAAGTGCCAATTCTCTCTTTTTCAGCTACTAGTCCTGCTCTCACTCCAGTTCAAAGCAATTACTTTATCCGGACAGCTCAGAGTGAttcctctcaagtgaaagccattGCCAGCATTGTCGAAACTTATGGTTGGAGGGAAATTGTTCTAATCTATGAAGGCACAGAATATGGCATTGCTTTGGTTCCATATTTGCTACATGCCTTCCACGAGATTGGTACTCGAGTTCCCTATGAAAGTTGCATTCCATCGTCTTTCGATGACACTGAAATCATGAGCGAGCTccagaaaataaagaaaatgcagGAAAGCGTGTTTCTGGTGCACATGACAGCCTCCATGGGATCCAGGCTATTCTTACTCGCCGAAAGCGCAGGAATGATGAGTGAAGGGTATGCATGGCTCGTGACAACAGGATTGTCCACCTTATTAGATCCTGTGGACGCAAAAGTAATGGATTCTATGCAAGGTGTATTAGGTGTAAAGCCATATGTACCAAAATCAATAGAACTTGAAGGTTTCAAATCAAGATGGAAAAAGAATTTCAACTCTGAAAACCTCTTTGGTTTATGGGCATATGATACAGTTTGGGCGATAGCAATGGCAGTGGAGAGGGCTGGCATTGTGCATTCTagtttcttaaaacaaaacGCAAGCAACAGGTCAGTTGATCTTGCGGCTTTGGGAATCTCAGAAATGGGGCCAAGACTCCTGAAGTCCATATTAAACACTACCTTTGATGGCTTGAGCGGAAAGTTCCAGTTGGTTAAGGGTGAGATGGCACCTTTCGCCTTTGAAATATTCAATGTGGTGGGGAGATCAGAGAGGGTTATTGGATATTGGACAGAAAAAGGAGGACTTTCTCAGAGCTTGGATAGCAGTAGTAAAATATCACACTCAAATTCCAAAACCAAACTGAAGCAACCAATTTGGCCAGGAGGCACAATACAACAGCCGAAGAAATTGAGGATTGGGGTTCCAGTGAGAAGCGATTTTAGCGAATTTATAAAAGTCGAATGGGATCAGCAGAGCAATGAGCCTATTGTTTCAGGCTTCTCTGCAGAGGTTTTCCTTGCAGTGCATGATATATTACCATTTCCCCTTCCGTATGAATTCATACCCTTTATGAACGAAAGTAGTAGGAAGAGTGCCGGGACTTACGATGATCTTCTTCGGCAAATCGAACATCAG AAATTTGATGCAGTGGTTGGAGATACAACGATAGTGGCTTATCGCTCATCATATGTAGATTTCACCTTGCCTTACTCGGAATCAGGCATAACAATGGTGGTTTTGATGAAACGCGATGAGAGGGATAACATGTGGATTTTCTTGAAGCCACTAAGCCCGAAACTTTGGTTAGTAACTGGAGTAGCCTTCTTTGTCACAGGTTTAGTGGTATGGGTGCTCGAACACCGTACAAACACAGAGTTTAGGGGAACACCAGAGCAACAACTGGGCACAGTTATTTGGTTCTCCTTCTCAACACTGGTCTTTGCACATA GGGAGAGGCCAGAGAACAACCTAACAAAATTTGTCTTGATCATATGGATGTTTGTGGTACTTATTATATCTCAGAGTTACACTGCTAGCTTAGCCTCAATGCTAACAGTACAGCGGATGCATCCCGCATTTGTTGATGTCACAGAGATCCAGAGGAATAATTACTTTGTTGGACACCATAAAGATtcttttgtgaaagatttccttaaaaaagaattacattTCAATGACACGATGTTGAGGGAATATAGCACTCCAGAGGAGTTTCACGATGCGTTGTCTAGAGGGTCTCATAATGGTGGTGTGGCTGCTATCTTCGAAGAAATTCCCTACGTTAGACGCTTCCTTAACGACAAGTACCGCTGCTCTAAATTTCAAATGGTAGGACCAACCTATCAAACCGATGGATTTGGCTTT gcctTCCCACTTAACTCCCCACTAGTCTCTCATATCTCAAGAGCAATCTTGAATGTCACTGAAGATCATGATAAAATGGAAGCAATTACGAGTAAAAGCTTTGGTAGGGAAATCACCTGTGAAGATCGAGGAGCTGAAACCTCTTCAGGTGGTCTAAGGTTGTCTAGCTTCGCGGGCCTCTTCCTTATCTCTGGAGTTGCTTCCATATCTTCGCTCCTGATATATATCATTAGGTTCCTTTTCTCAAATTATCCTGCTTCGAACACAATGCATGAAGAACAATCCATGTGGCTGAGAATTCTTGAGGTAGCAAAGCGTTTTGACCAGAAAGATCCCTCCGTCCATCATCTTAGGCGAGCTGAATCTAGAGTTCACCCTGTCACAGGTCCTGAAAGTATTGGAGCCTCACCTGAGACTGGCAACGTGCATGAAATGACTTCCAATGAAGGAGCCGAAGATGTTGgagaaaatcaaaaccatgACAATCTTACCTCGGGGAATAGTGGTACAAATTTTATTGCCTCCAATGCAGATACTGTTGCCCCTAACActccggaaaaaaaccgagcttCACCTGATACTGCCTATGTGCATGAAATGACTTCCGATGAAGGAGCCGAAGTTGTTGTTGGGGATCAAAACCGCGGGAATCCTACCTCAGTGAACAGTGGTAAAATACTAACATAA